From a region of the Bacillota bacterium genome:
- a CDS encoding HD domain-containing protein produces MIQTYKVICARPDLWSVANAMRTWDEGLFRHSVSVADLAVLVARELGFSEREVGAVQLGGFLHDFGKTTWPKCLISKQELSSDDIKIVQVHPLTGAALVKEHLPSIEELVLRIIEEHHEKPDGTGYPRALKEIGPLSRVVSAVECFVALTEERPYRSRTYTPGEAVEIALSGGFDSKTLGVVLKLLKKKEEGVVGIVGA; encoded by the coding sequence TTGATCCAGACTTACAAGGTGATCTGCGCGCGCCCGGATCTCTGGAGCGTAGCGAACGCCATGCGGACCTGGGACGAGGGGCTGTTTCGGCACTCTGTTTCAGTCGCCGATCTTGCGGTTCTGGTCGCAAGGGAACTGGGGTTTTCCGAGAGAGAAGTTGGAGCCGTCCAGCTGGGGGGTTTTCTCCACGACTTTGGGAAAACTACCTGGCCGAAGTGCCTGATCTCGAAGCAAGAGCTGAGTTCTGACGATATTAAAATCGTTCAGGTACACCCTCTCACAGGCGCGGCCCTTGTGAAAGAACATCTTCCCAGTATCGAAGAACTGGTGCTCAGAATAATCGAAGAGCACCACGAAAAGCCGGACGGGACGGGATACCCCAGGGCCCTTAAGGAAATCGGTCCGTTGAGCAGGGTTGTTTCGGCGGTCGAGTGCTTCGTTGCCCTGACCGAGGAAAGGCCGTACAGAAGCAGGACATATACCCCCGGAGAAGCTGTGGAGATTGCTCTTTCGGGTGGGTTTGACAGTAAAACCCTTGGTGTGGTGTTAAAGCTACTCAAAAAGAAAGAGGAAGGGGTGGTCGGTATTGTTGGCGCATAA
- a CDS encoding prepilin peptidase yields the protein MAHKLFIFFGCLIPALICAVTDFKTHLIPNKITLPMLAAGFVYAVAAKNLPDALLGFAFAGGVLLVCALMGGAGGGDLKLAAALGAWFGFRNALWILLIGSFIGVVWGSWNLAKQGRLKARMLLFFRGLFLEAVYGMKGAMILPKLPEDPEAPVPPEAVPFGTCLAAAAWAVWGALFF from the coding sequence TTGGCGCATAAACTGTTTATTTTCTTTGGCTGCCTCATCCCGGCCCTGATCTGCGCCGTGACCGACTTCAAGACACACCTCATCCCGAACAAAATCACGCTTCCGATGCTGGCGGCGGGGTTTGTTTACGCGGTTGCCGCGAAAAACCTTCCGGACGCCTTGCTGGGGTTCGCTTTTGCCGGCGGAGTGCTCCTTGTCTGCGCCCTGATGGGCGGGGCGGGCGGGGGAGACTTGAAGCTTGCCGCCGCGCTCGGCGCGTGGTTCGGATTCCGGAACGCGCTCTGGATTCTCCTCATCGGGAGCTTCATCGGGGTCGTGTGGGGTTCCTGGAACCTGGCGAAGCAGGGCAGGCTGAAGGCCCGGATGCTCCTGTTTTTCAGGGGTCTCTTTTTGGAGGCCGTCTACGGGATGAAGGGTGCGATGATTCTTCCGAAGCTTCCGGAAGACCCGGAGGCCCCGGTGCCACCTGAAGCCGTTCCTTTTGGAACCTGCCTGGCGGCGGCGGCCTGGGCGGTGTGGGGAGCTTTGTTCTTTTAG
- a CDS encoding CpaF family protein: protein MLRLAPKKQESPGRQEKGRQEKVGRVDIKRATRIIQEVIQEPAELGEEEALQNKEILENAMAGVPGANERAVKAIASTLERLGVEVEEMNLRQAAYEIYKYAWGLGPIEDLYHDPSINEIRVNAPDRVYVLKNIRNEKTEVRFRDDEHVMKIITRITLHDRGVALNRSNPTIESMRKDGTRITATCPPVTEHVTLVLRKPFARVVTPEELVRLGTLDERTWLVLETLVAGRANVIIAGGTGSGKTTLLRTLFSATPPNARAVVLETDRELFLAKMFPDRDIIEMEEHPEAGRTLGGLFKIVLRYSPNLIIVGEFRAAGEAKEAVRACIRGHDGSLVTAHFGSPKEAIEGTGKLLLEEGMNLPLEVAVSFVASAYHVVVQMFGDSTKGVIKVESVTEVCPNGSKIEYRDLVRWVPKGDDYFEGSWKVCSPPSPRLLERLRRHLPVSKLRRLGW from the coding sequence GTGCTGCGACTGGCGCCGAAAAAACAGGAAAGTCCAGGTAGACAGGAAAAGGGTAGACAAGAAAAGGTCGGCAGAGTAGACATCAAGCGAGCGACCCGGATCATCCAGGAGGTTATCCAGGAGCCTGCCGAGCTGGGAGAAGAAGAGGCACTCCAAAACAAGGAAATCCTCGAAAATGCGATGGCCGGCGTTCCCGGAGCTAACGAGCGCGCTGTAAAAGCGATAGCCAGCACATTGGAGCGTTTAGGAGTCGAAGTAGAGGAGATGAACCTCCGTCAAGCAGCCTATGAAATTTACAAGTATGCCTGGGGTCTGGGGCCAATCGAAGACCTCTACCACGATCCTTCTATTAACGAAATCCGCGTTAACGCTCCAGACCGGGTATACGTTTTGAAAAACATCCGAAACGAAAAAACGGAAGTTCGCTTTAGAGACGATGAACACGTAATGAAAATCATAACAAGAATCACCCTTCACGACCGGGGAGTTGCGCTCAACCGCTCAAATCCCACGATTGAGTCAATGAGGAAAGACGGAACCAGGATTACAGCAACCTGCCCTCCGGTTACCGAACACGTGACCCTTGTACTGAGGAAGCCCTTTGCCCGGGTGGTTACCCCCGAAGAGCTGGTAAGGCTCGGAACTCTAGACGAAAGAACCTGGCTTGTGTTAGAGACTTTGGTTGCGGGGAGGGCGAACGTCATCATAGCCGGGGGAACCGGAAGCGGAAAGACGACTCTCCTGCGGACTCTCTTTTCGGCTACACCCCCCAACGCCAGGGCGGTTGTGCTGGAGACGGACCGCGAGCTGTTCCTTGCGAAGATGTTTCCGGACCGTGACATCATAGAGATGGAAGAGCACCCCGAAGCCGGGCGGACCCTCGGCGGGCTATTCAAAATCGTTCTCCGCTACTCACCCAACCTTATCATTGTCGGAGAGTTTCGCGCCGCAGGTGAGGCGAAGGAAGCCGTGCGTGCCTGCATTCGGGGGCACGACGGATCTTTGGTTACTGCCCACTTCGGTTCTCCTAAGGAGGCTATTGAGGGCACCGGAAAGCTTCTCCTCGAAGAGGGCATGAATCTTCCTTTGGAAGTAGCGGTATCGTTTGTTGCATCGGCTTACCACGTAGTTGTTCAGATGTTCGGAGATTCTACAAAGGGCGTCATCAAAGTGGAGAGCGTCACCGAGGTTTGTCCGAACGGCTCCAAAATCGAGTACCGCGACCTCGTGCGCTGGGTTCCGAAGGGAGACGACTACTTCGAGGGTAGCTGGAAAGTGTGTAGCCCCCCCAGCCCGAGGCTTCTGGAGAGACTGAGAAGACACCTCCCTGTTTCAAAACTCAGGAGGCTCGGATGGTAG